The Mycobacterium paragordonae genome includes a region encoding these proteins:
- a CDS encoding nuclear transport factor 2 family protein yields the protein MTKIERNIAATKAVYAAVPAGDLQTALAHLDPDVRITYYGTESIPYAGDYLGIEEAVRFFTTVGQHIEIVEMQAWKFIAQGDDLATWGRQRFRRPATGHEWESEFAHIITLRDGRWLHFRDFMNSALTLAAFTLETDR from the coding sequence ATGACGAAAATCGAACGCAACATCGCAGCGACGAAGGCTGTCTACGCCGCGGTTCCGGCAGGCGACCTGCAGACCGCGCTCGCACACCTGGATCCCGACGTCCGCATCACCTACTACGGCACCGAAAGCATTCCCTACGCGGGCGATTACCTGGGCATCGAGGAAGCGGTGCGGTTCTTCACCACGGTTGGGCAGCACATCGAGATCGTCGAAATGCAAGCGTGGAAGTTCATCGCTCAGGGTGACGATCTCGCAACCTGGGGGCGACAACGGTTCCGCCGGCCGGCTACCGGACACGAATGGGAATCGGAGTTCGCCCACATCATCACCCTGCGCGACGGTCGCTGGTTGCACTTCCGCGACTTCATGAACTCGGCCCTCACCCTGGCGGCGTTCACCCTCGAAACCGACCGCTAA
- a CDS encoding virulence factor Mce family protein, which yields MRDSLRGVVLRLGVFLAVCLLTAFVLIAVFGEVRFADGKAYYAEFTNVSNLRQGKLVRIAGVEVGKVTRISINPDATVRVEFTAEDSVTLTEGTRAVIRYDNLFGDRYLALEEGAGGLAVLRPGQTIPLARTQPALDLDALIGGFKPLFRALNPDQVNALSEQLLEAFQGQGPTINSFLDQAAILTNTLADRDRLIGQVVDNLNVVLGSLGGQSDRLDQAVVALSQLVHGLAERKTDISNAVAYTNAASGSIADLLSQARAPFTKVVRETDRVAGIAQADHDYLDNLLNTLPDRYQALVRQGMYGDFFAFYLCDVVLKVNGKGGQPVYVKVAAQPTGRCAPK from the coding sequence ATGCGGGACAGTCTGAGAGGCGTAGTCCTGCGACTCGGCGTCTTTCTGGCGGTTTGTCTGCTGACCGCATTCGTGCTGATCGCTGTCTTCGGAGAGGTGCGGTTCGCCGACGGCAAGGCCTACTACGCCGAGTTCACGAACGTCTCAAACCTCAGGCAGGGCAAGCTCGTTCGCATTGCCGGCGTGGAAGTCGGTAAGGTGACCAGGATTTCGATCAACCCCGACGCAACGGTGCGCGTCGAGTTCACCGCAGAGGACTCCGTCACGCTCACCGAAGGCACGCGGGCCGTCATCCGCTACGACAACCTCTTCGGCGACCGGTATCTGGCGCTCGAGGAGGGCGCCGGCGGCCTTGCCGTACTTCGCCCCGGCCAGACGATTCCGTTGGCGCGCACCCAACCCGCGCTGGATCTGGACGCCCTGATCGGCGGCTTCAAACCGCTCTTCCGCGCGTTGAACCCCGACCAGGTCAACGCGCTGAGTGAGCAACTGCTAGAGGCGTTCCAGGGGCAGGGTCCCACCATCAACTCATTCCTCGACCAGGCCGCGATCCTGACCAACACGCTGGCCGACCGCGACCGGTTGATCGGGCAGGTCGTCGACAATCTGAACGTCGTCCTGGGTTCGCTTGGCGGACAGAGCGATCGGCTCGACCAGGCGGTCGTCGCACTCTCCCAACTGGTGCACGGCCTGGCCGAACGTAAGACCGACATCTCCAACGCCGTGGCATACACCAACGCCGCGTCGGGTTCGATCGCCGATCTGCTGTCCCAGGCTCGCGCGCCGTTCACCAAAGTGGTGCGCGAAACCGACCGGGTCGCCGGCATCGCGCAGGCCGACCACGACTACCTCGACAACCTGCTCAACACACTGCCGGACAGATACCAGGCGCTGGTGCGCCAAGGCATGTACGGCGATTTCTTCGCCTTCTATCTGTGCGACGTGGTGCTCAAGGTCAACGGCAAAGGCGGCCAACCGGTGTACGTCAAGGTGGCCGCGCAGCCGACGGGACGGTGCGCGCCGAAATGA
- a CDS encoding virulence factor Mce family protein, giving the protein MTARLRRARSVLATTLALVFVAGVIVAMRTAGETERTVVVAYFDNSSGLFAGDDIRIRGVPVGKIIKIEPQPLRSKITFWFDPRHKVPANAKAAILSPQLVTGRAIQLTPPYSGGPAMADGAVIPQDRTAVPVEWDDLRNQLQRLTELLKPTRPGGVSTLGALINTAADNLRGQGATIRDTIIKLSQAVSALGDHSNDIFATLKNLSTLVTALHDSADLLERLNQNLASVSSLLADDPHKVAAAAEDLNAVVTDVQSFAADNREAIGTASDKLSSITQTLVASLDDIKQTLHISPTVLQNFNNIFEPANGSLTGALAGTNMANPIAFLCGAIQAASRLGGEQAAKLCAQYMAPIVKNRQYNFPPLGENLFVGAQARPNEITYSEDWMRPDFVPPGPTVHPDPAAGLPGLMLPPGDGS; this is encoded by the coding sequence ATGACGGCCAGGTTGCGCCGTGCGCGCTCGGTGCTGGCGACCACCCTCGCGCTGGTGTTCGTCGCCGGGGTGATCGTCGCGATGCGGACCGCCGGTGAAACCGAACGGACGGTGGTGGTCGCTTACTTCGACAACAGCAGCGGCCTGTTCGCCGGAGACGACATCCGCATCCGCGGAGTGCCGGTGGGCAAGATCATCAAGATCGAACCGCAACCGCTGCGCTCCAAGATCACGTTCTGGTTCGACCCCAGGCACAAGGTTCCCGCCAATGCGAAGGCGGCGATCCTGTCACCACAACTGGTAACGGGCCGGGCGATTCAGCTGACGCCGCCGTATTCCGGTGGACCCGCCATGGCCGACGGCGCGGTCATCCCGCAGGACCGCACGGCGGTTCCGGTCGAATGGGATGACCTGCGGAACCAGTTGCAGCGGCTCACCGAATTGCTGAAACCCACTCGCCCCGGCGGAGTCAGCACGTTGGGCGCCCTGATCAATACCGCCGCGGACAACCTGCGGGGCCAGGGAGCCACCATCCGCGACACCATCATCAAACTGTCCCAAGCGGTTTCGGCGCTGGGCGACCACAGCAACGACATCTTCGCCACCCTGAAAAATCTGTCGACCCTGGTGACGGCGCTGCATGACAGCGCGGATCTGCTCGAGCGCCTCAACCAGAACCTCGCCTCGGTGTCGTCGCTCCTGGCCGACGACCCCCACAAGGTCGCCGCGGCGGCCGAGGACCTCAACGCCGTCGTCACGGACGTGCAGAGCTTCGCCGCGGACAACCGCGAGGCGATCGGTACAGCCTCGGACAAACTTTCGTCGATCACCCAGACGCTCGTCGCGAGCCTCGACGACATCAAGCAGACACTGCACATCAGCCCGACCGTGTTGCAGAACTTCAACAACATCTTCGAGCCGGCCAACGGATCGCTGACCGGAGCGCTGGCCGGGACCAACATGGCCAATCCGATTGCGTTCCTGTGCGGGGCAATTCAGGCGGCATCGCGACTGGGTGGCGAACAAGCGGCGAAACTCTGTGCGCAGTACATGGCCCCGATCGTCAAGAACCGCCAATACAACTTCCCGCCGCTGGGGGAGAACCTGTTCGTCGGCGCACAGGCCCGGCCCAACGAGATCACCTACAGCGAAGACTGGATGCGACCGGACTTCGTGCCCCCGGGTCCGACGGTGCATCCCGACCCCGCCGCGGGCCTGCCCGGCTTGATGCTGCCGCCCGGAGACGGCTCATGA
- a CDS encoding MCE family protein, which translates to MNRGPGRHRLHDGWWTLILLATIGSVVLVTAVSFDGTLRSYVPVTLTADRSGLVMDTDAKVMMRGVQIGRVSHITDDKSGTRLALQLEPGQMRYIPANVEAQISATTAFGAKFVELVAPPQPSGARLAAGAVLHSKNVSTEINTVFDNVVSLLNVIDPLKLNAVLTAVADAVRGQGERIGRAATDLNEVLTALNARSEPMRRDWKSLKNFSDTYDAAAQDILTILDAASTTSTTVVSHAKELDSLLLNVIGLSNSGTTLLGRSRGDLVASVNLLEPTTRLLGKYSPEYTCFLQGVTWYLNNGGYEAWGGADGRTLQLDVALLLGNDPYVFPDNLPLVAAKGGPGGRPGCGSLPDASKNFPVRELVTNTGWGTGIDIRPNPGLGHPCWADYFPVTRAVPEPPSIRQCLPGPAVGPNPGGPPYGAALYGPGGVPLWPGVPPAEGPP; encoded by the coding sequence ATGAACCGTGGTCCAGGTCGACACCGTCTGCACGACGGGTGGTGGACGCTGATCCTGTTGGCCACCATCGGAAGCGTCGTCCTCGTGACGGCGGTGTCCTTCGACGGAACCTTGCGCTCGTACGTACCGGTGACGCTGACCGCGGACCGCTCCGGACTGGTGATGGACACCGACGCGAAGGTCATGATGCGTGGCGTGCAGATCGGCCGGGTCAGCCACATCACCGACGACAAATCGGGCACCCGCCTCGCCCTGCAACTCGAGCCCGGCCAAATGCGTTACATCCCAGCCAATGTCGAGGCGCAGATCAGCGCAACCACCGCATTCGGTGCCAAGTTCGTCGAATTGGTGGCGCCGCCGCAACCGAGCGGAGCACGCCTGGCCGCCGGGGCGGTTCTGCACTCGAAGAACGTCAGCACGGAGATCAATACCGTCTTCGATAACGTGGTCAGCCTGCTCAACGTCATCGACCCACTCAAACTCAACGCGGTGCTGACCGCGGTAGCTGACGCCGTACGCGGGCAGGGCGAGCGGATCGGCAGGGCCGCCACCGATCTCAACGAAGTCTTGACGGCACTCAACGCCCGCAGCGAGCCCATGCGCCGGGACTGGAAGTCGCTGAAGAACTTCTCCGACACCTATGACGCGGCCGCACAGGACATCCTGACCATCCTGGACGCCGCCAGCACCACCAGCACCACCGTCGTCAGCCACGCCAAGGAGCTGGATTCGCTGCTGCTCAACGTCATTGGATTGTCCAACTCCGGCACCACCCTGTTGGGCAGGAGCCGCGGCGACCTGGTCGCCTCGGTCAACTTGCTGGAGCCGACCACCCGGCTGCTCGGCAAGTACAGCCCCGAGTACACCTGCTTCCTGCAGGGCGTCACCTGGTACCTCAACAACGGCGGCTACGAGGCGTGGGGTGGCGCCGACGGCCGCACCCTGCAACTCGATGTCGCCCTGCTGCTGGGCAACGACCCGTACGTATTTCCCGACAACCTGCCGCTGGTGGCCGCCAAGGGAGGTCCCGGCGGCAGGCCCGGTTGCGGTTCACTGCCCGACGCCAGCAAGAACTTCCCGGTGCGCGAACTCGTCACCAACACCGGTTGGGGCACCGGCATCGACATCCGGCCCAATCCCGGCCTCGGACATCCGTGTTGGGCCGACTATTTTCCGGTGACCCGCGCGGTGCCCGAACCGCCGTCCATCCGGCAGTGTCTCCCCGGCCCGGCCGTCGGCCCCAACCCGGGCGGTCCACCGTACGGGGCGGCGCTGTACGGGCCTGGGGGAGTGCCGCTTTGGCCCGGGGTACCACCGGCCGAGGGCCCGCCGTGA
- a CDS encoding MlaE family ABC transporter permease — translation MVIAVGQAAKPVRAIGDFFAMSLDTFLAMFHPPFAWREYLLQCWFVARVSTLPGILMTIPWAVISGFLFNVLLTDIGAADFSGTGCAIFTVDQSAPIVTVLVVAGAGSTAMCADLGARTIREELDALRVMGINPIQALAVPRVLAATTISLALSSIVTATGLIGAFFCSVFLMHVSAGAWVSGLTTLTHTIDVIISMIKATLFGLMAGLIACYKGMSVGGGPAGVGRAVNETVVFAFIVLFVINIIVTAVGMPFMVS, via the coding sequence ATGGTGATCGCGGTCGGTCAGGCGGCCAAACCGGTCCGCGCGATCGGCGACTTCTTCGCGATGTCGCTGGACACCTTCCTGGCCATGTTCCACCCGCCGTTCGCCTGGCGGGAGTACCTGCTGCAGTGCTGGTTCGTGGCCCGGGTGTCAACGCTCCCAGGCATTTTGATGACCATCCCATGGGCGGTGATCTCGGGTTTCCTTTTCAATGTCCTGCTGACCGACATCGGCGCCGCCGATTTCTCGGGCACGGGTTGCGCGATCTTTACGGTGGATCAGAGCGCGCCCATCGTGACGGTGCTGGTGGTCGCCGGCGCGGGATCCACCGCGATGTGCGCCGATCTCGGCGCACGAACCATCCGCGAGGAACTCGATGCGCTGCGGGTGATGGGCATCAATCCGATTCAGGCACTTGCGGTTCCCCGGGTCCTGGCCGCCACCACCATCTCGCTGGCCCTGAGTTCGATCGTGACCGCGACCGGACTGATCGGCGCCTTCTTCTGCTCGGTCTTTCTCATGCACGTCTCGGCGGGTGCCTGGGTCAGCGGGCTCACCACGCTGACCCACACCATCGACGTCATCATCTCCATGATCAAAGCGACACTGTTCGGTCTGATGGCGGGGCTGATCGCCTGCTACAAGGGCATGTCGGTGGGCGGTGGCCCCGCCGGTGTCGGCCGCGCGGTCAACGAGACGGTGGTGTTCGCCTTCATCGTCCTGTTCGTTATCAACATCATCGTCACCGCCGTCGGCATGCCCTTCATGGTGTCGTGA
- a CDS encoding cytochrome P450, protein MSFTTVPAIELLTTPEGIANPYPLYDRLRELSPVAGYRDWPPGTVPGADEPVTAWALFRYDQVHAAARDSTTFSSRDPLQEASSAPSLMLVNTDPPKHEVERKLVSQAFSPRRVKRLEGWLAGLVPGLLDDLGAGDVDVMEFAAEVPTRAMVRLLGLPDGDHVRFRRWANAFMLSSTLTPQERMASNEEMVATFATRLAEHTERLAQRPPSGDEEDSGEDVEDAADLISALLRAEVDGQRLTPEEIVRFCVTLVVAGSETTTFLIGNLLHALAREPQVQKRVRADRSLLNIFIEETMRLDGPPQRLFRIATRDVEIDGKVIRAGDWVALFFGSANRDPAVFPDPGRLDLDRPNIRQQLSLGHGLHFCLGAALARLEVMSVLNAVLDRYSTITVTDDPGTKQTASLLTHAYVRLPLHFS, encoded by the coding sequence ATGTCATTTACGACCGTCCCAGCCATCGAACTGCTGACCACCCCCGAGGGCATCGCCAACCCGTATCCGCTGTACGACCGGCTGCGGGAGCTCTCTCCGGTTGCGGGATACCGGGATTGGCCGCCGGGGACAGTGCCCGGCGCCGACGAACCCGTGACGGCCTGGGCCCTGTTCCGTTACGACCAGGTCCACGCGGCTGCCCGGGACAGCACCACGTTCTCCTCGCGGGATCCGCTGCAAGAGGCATCGTCCGCACCGAGCCTGATGCTGGTCAATACCGACCCACCCAAGCACGAGGTGGAGCGCAAGTTGGTCAGCCAGGCGTTCTCGCCCCGGCGCGTCAAGCGGCTCGAGGGCTGGCTGGCCGGACTGGTCCCAGGCCTGCTCGACGATCTCGGCGCCGGCGACGTGGATGTCATGGAGTTCGCCGCCGAGGTTCCCACCCGGGCCATGGTCCGACTGCTGGGGCTTCCCGACGGCGACCATGTCCGGTTCCGGCGCTGGGCCAACGCGTTCATGCTGTCGTCGACCCTGACGCCGCAGGAGCGCATGGCGAGCAATGAGGAGATGGTGGCGACGTTCGCCACCCGGCTCGCCGAACACACGGAACGGCTGGCACAACGGCCGCCCAGTGGCGATGAGGAGGACAGTGGCGAGGATGTGGAAGACGCAGCGGACCTGATCTCGGCCCTGCTGCGCGCCGAGGTCGACGGGCAACGGCTCACGCCGGAGGAGATCGTGCGGTTCTGCGTCACACTGGTCGTCGCCGGCAGCGAAACCACGACCTTCCTGATCGGCAACCTGTTGCACGCCCTGGCGCGGGAACCCCAGGTGCAGAAACGCGTTCGCGCCGACCGCAGCCTGCTCAACATCTTCATCGAAGAGACGATGCGGCTCGACGGTCCGCCACAGCGCCTGTTCCGCATCGCCACCCGCGATGTCGAGATCGACGGCAAGGTGATTCGCGCCGGGGACTGGGTGGCACTGTTCTTCGGCTCGGCCAACCGCGATCCCGCCGTGTTCCCCGACCCCGGCCGCCTCGACCTCGACCGGCCGAACATCCGCCAGCAGCTCTCGCTGGGCCACGGTCTGCATTTCTGCCTCGGCGCCGCGCTGGCCCGGCTGGAGGTGATGTCGGTGCTCAACGCCGTGCTGGATCGCTATTCGACGATCACCGTGACCGACGATCCCGGCACCAAGCAGACCGCCAGCCTGCTGACCCACGCGTATGTCCGCCTGCCGCTTCACTTTTCATGA
- a CDS encoding MCE family protein, with protein sequence MLHLPRRIIIQLSVFGVIALSVLAVTFLHFVKLPAMLFGVGRYTVTMQLPESGGLYGTGNVTYRGFEVGRVESVRLTDTGVEAVLSLKSGIDIPSDLKAEVHSHTAIGESYVELLPRNATSPPLKDGDVIALANTSVPPDINGLLSAANSAIAAIPRDNLQTVVDESYTAVGGLGPELSRLVTGSTTLAIDARKNLDPLVALIDRAPPVLDSQTHTSDAIAGWASHLAAVTSDLQAHDAAVSGVIDRGGPALQEVRQLIERVQPTLPILLANLVSVGQVALTYQNDIEQLLVVFPRSIEAEQAGILANLNTKQGYRGQYLSFNLNLNLPPPCTTGFLPAQQQRIPTFEDYPGRPPGDLYCRVPQESPLNVRGARNIPCETVPGKRAPTVKLCESNEQYIPLNDGFNWKGDPNATLSGQGIPQLPPGTPPTAVAPYDPATGTYTGPDGRQYTQSDLAQPAPKDKTWQSMLLPPGS encoded by the coding sequence GTGTTACACCTTCCGCGACGAATCATTATTCAGCTGAGTGTTTTCGGCGTGATAGCGCTGAGCGTGCTGGCCGTGACGTTCCTGCACTTCGTCAAACTGCCGGCGATGCTTTTCGGCGTCGGCCGCTACACGGTGACGATGCAGCTGCCGGAATCTGGTGGACTCTACGGCACCGGCAACGTCACCTACCGCGGCTTTGAAGTGGGCCGGGTGGAATCCGTGCGGCTCACCGACACCGGCGTCGAAGCGGTGCTGTCCTTGAAGTCGGGCATTGACATCCCGTCCGATCTGAAAGCGGAGGTGCACAGTCACACCGCGATCGGCGAGTCCTACGTCGAGTTGCTGCCCCGCAACGCCACCTCGCCGCCGCTGAAAGACGGTGACGTCATTGCACTGGCCAACACCTCGGTACCCCCGGATATCAACGGCTTACTCAGCGCCGCGAACTCCGCGATCGCTGCCATACCGCGCGACAACCTGCAGACCGTTGTCGACGAGTCATACACCGCCGTAGGCGGATTGGGCCCCGAACTTTCCCGGCTGGTCACCGGTTCGACGACACTGGCCATCGATGCCCGCAAGAACCTCGACCCGCTGGTGGCCCTGATCGACCGCGCGCCACCGGTGCTCGATTCGCAGACACACACCTCTGACGCGATCGCGGGGTGGGCCTCACACCTGGCCGCCGTCACCTCCGATTTGCAGGCGCATGACGCGGCGGTCAGCGGTGTCATCGACCGTGGCGGTCCGGCCCTGCAGGAAGTGCGTCAGTTGATCGAGCGGGTGCAACCGACGCTGCCGATTCTGCTGGCGAACCTGGTCAGCGTCGGGCAGGTAGCACTCACCTATCAGAACGACATCGAACAACTGCTCGTCGTCTTCCCCCGGTCGATCGAGGCCGAACAGGCCGGCATTCTGGCCAATTTGAATACCAAGCAGGGATATCGAGGGCAGTATCTGAGCTTCAACCTGAACCTCAACCTGCCGCCGCCGTGCACCACCGGATTCCTGCCGGCCCAACAGCAGCGTATCCCGACTTTCGAGGACTACCCGGGGCGCCCGCCCGGCGACCTGTACTGCCGGGTACCGCAGGAGTCACCGCTCAATGTGCGTGGCGCACGGAACATCCCGTGTGAAACGGTGCCCGGCAAACGAGCGCCCACGGTGAAACTGTGCGAGAGCAACGAGCAGTACATCCCGCTCAACGACGGCTTCAACTGGAAGGGCGATCCCAACGCCACGCTGTCCGGCCAGGGGATCCCGCAGTTGCCGCCCGGAACTCCGCCGACAGCTGTCGCGCCGTACGACCCTGCGACGGGCACCTATACCGGACCCGACGGTCGGCAGTACACCCAGTCAGATCTCGCTCAACCCGCACCGAAGGACAAGACATGGCAATCGATGCTGCTGCCGCCGGGCAGTTGA
- a CDS encoding virulence factor Mce family protein, with protein sequence MNRLVAFVAALAVVAGVSGCGWHGLNSLPLPGTEGNGPGSYLVSAQMPDVNNIQANSRVRVADVTVGHVTKIERQGWHALVTMQLNGDVNLPANATAKIGTTSLLGSYHIELSAPKDQAPQGKLSAGAVIPLSRGSAYPSTEQTLAALSLVLNGGGLGQIQDITEALSTAFRGREHDVRSLIGQLDQFSAYLNDQSGDIIAATDSLNRLVGKFAAQQPVLDRALATIPDALAVLNEERGKLVEAADQLSKFSALTADSVNQTKVSVLSELSQLGPVLESLANAGPSLTRSLSLLGTFPFPNETFQNFQRGDYANLTAIVDLTLSRIDQGIFTGTRWECHLTQLELQWGRTIGQFPSPCTGGFRGTPGNPLTAPYHFEQGP encoded by the coding sequence ATGAACCGACTGGTGGCATTCGTGGCTGCGCTCGCAGTCGTGGCCGGAGTGTCCGGCTGCGGCTGGCACGGCCTGAACTCACTTCCCCTGCCCGGCACGGAAGGCAACGGTCCCGGCTCCTACCTGGTCTCGGCGCAGATGCCCGACGTCAACAACATCCAGGCCAATTCGCGGGTCCGCGTCGCGGACGTCACGGTCGGCCATGTCACCAAGATCGAGCGCCAGGGCTGGCATGCCCTGGTGACGATGCAACTCAATGGCGACGTCAATCTGCCCGCAAACGCCACGGCCAAGATCGGCACCACCAGCCTGCTCGGCTCGTACCACATCGAGTTGTCGGCACCGAAAGATCAGGCGCCGCAGGGCAAGCTGAGCGCCGGCGCAGTGATCCCGCTGTCTCGCGGCAGTGCCTATCCGAGCACTGAGCAGACGTTGGCCGCGTTGTCCCTGGTACTCAACGGCGGCGGGCTGGGCCAGATTCAAGACATCACCGAGGCATTGAGCACCGCGTTCCGCGGTCGTGAGCATGACGTGCGCAGTTTGATCGGTCAGCTGGACCAATTCTCGGCATACCTCAACGATCAGTCCGGCGACATCATCGCCGCAACAGACAGTTTGAACCGACTCGTCGGCAAGTTCGCGGCCCAGCAACCCGTGTTGGACCGCGCGCTGGCGACCATTCCCGACGCGCTCGCGGTGCTGAACGAGGAGCGCGGCAAGCTCGTCGAGGCCGCCGACCAGCTGAGCAAGTTCAGCGCGCTGACGGCGGACTCGGTCAACCAGACCAAGGTCAGCGTGCTCAGCGAATTATCGCAACTGGGACCGGTTTTGGAATCTCTGGCCAACGCCGGCCCGAGTCTGACCCGGTCGCTGTCGCTGCTGGGCACCTTTCCGTTCCCGAACGAGACGTTCCAGAACTTTCAGCGTGGTGACTACGCCAATCTGACGGCGATCGTCGACCTCACGCTCAGCCGAATCGACCAAGGGATCTTCACCGGCACCCGATGGGAGTGCCATCTGACCCAGCTCGAACTGCAGTGGGGCCGCACCATCGGCCAATTCCCGAGTCCGTGCACCGGAGGCTTCCGGGGCACGCCGGGCAATCCACTGACGGCTCCGTACCACTTCGAGCAGGGGCCCTAG
- a CDS encoding virulence factor Mce family protein has translation MKSFAERNRLVIGTTGIALVTAAVVGALQYQQLPFFDHGKTVSAYFADAGGLRTDNTVEVSGYPVGKVSSIELDGPGVLVTFNIDTDVRLGDRTEAAIKTKGLLGSKFLDVLPRGDGRLSGPIPIERTMSPYQLPDALGDLATTISGLNTSQLSASLDMLSQTFADTPADFRNAVKGVARLAQTLDERDAQLRSLLGNAAKATGVLARRTDQIVDLVRDTNAVLAQLRTQSAALDQIWGNISAVSKQLQGFIAENRQQLRPALDKLNGVLAIVENRKERLQQALPLLNSYVMSLGESLSSGPFFKAYVVNLLPGQFVQPFIGAAFSDLGLDPATLLPSQLTDPPTGQPGTPALPVPYPRTGQGGEPRLNLPDAITGNPGDPRYPYRPEPPAPPPGGPPPGPPARQPGGTP, from the coding sequence ATGAAAAGCTTCGCCGAACGCAACCGGCTGGTCATCGGGACGACGGGCATCGCACTGGTCACCGCAGCGGTGGTGGGCGCCTTGCAGTACCAGCAGCTACCGTTCTTCGACCACGGCAAGACCGTCTCGGCCTATTTCGCCGACGCGGGCGGCCTGCGGACCGACAACACCGTCGAGGTATCCGGCTACCCGGTGGGCAAGGTGTCCAGCATCGAGCTCGACGGGCCGGGCGTGCTGGTCACGTTCAACATCGACACCGACGTTCGGCTCGGCGACCGCACCGAGGCGGCGATCAAGACCAAGGGCCTGTTGGGCAGCAAGTTCCTCGACGTCCTGCCCCGCGGTGACGGTCGGCTCAGCGGCCCGATCCCGATCGAGCGCACCATGTCGCCCTACCAATTGCCGGACGCGCTGGGCGATTTGGCCACCACCATCAGCGGACTGAACACCAGCCAGCTGTCCGCGTCGCTGGACATGCTGTCGCAGACCTTCGCCGACACACCGGCAGACTTCCGGAACGCGGTCAAGGGTGTGGCCAGGCTCGCGCAGACCCTCGACGAGCGCGATGCCCAGTTGCGCAGCCTGCTGGGCAACGCGGCGAAGGCGACGGGCGTGCTTGCCAGGCGCACCGACCAGATCGTCGACCTGGTGCGCGACACCAACGCGGTGCTCGCGCAACTGCGAACCCAGAGCGCGGCGCTGGATCAGATCTGGGGGAACATCTCGGCGGTGTCGAAGCAGTTGCAGGGTTTCATCGCCGAGAATCGTCAGCAGCTGCGCCCGGCGCTGGACAAGCTCAACGGCGTGCTGGCCATCGTCGAGAACCGCAAAGAACGTCTGCAGCAAGCCCTTCCGTTGCTCAACTCCTACGTGATGTCCCTCGGCGAATCACTGTCGTCGGGCCCGTTCTTCAAGGCCTATGTGGTCAACCTGTTGCCCGGCCAGTTCGTCCAGCCGTTCATCGGCGCCGCCTTCTCCGATCTCGGACTGGATCCGGCGACCCTGCTGCCGTCGCAACTGACGGACCCCCCGACCGGTCAGCCGGGCACCCCGGCGTTGCCGGTCCCGTACCCGCGGACCGGTCAGGGCGGCGAACCGCGTCTGAATCTGCCCGACGCGATCACCGGGAACCCCGGCGATCCGCGTTACCCGTACCGTCCGGAGCCGCCGGCCCCGCCGCCCGGTGGGCCGCCGCCCGGGCCACCGGCCCGGCAACCGGGAGGCACTCCATGA
- a CDS encoding ABC transporter permease has translation MTMTQSVAAEWNRLGSQMRFYVSTLTGIPDAVLHYRGELLRVIAQMGLGVGTLAVIGGTVVIVGFLAMTTGAIVAVQGYNQFASVGVEALTGFASAFFNTREIQPGTVMVALAATVGAGATAQLGAMRINEEIDALEVIGIRSVSYLASTRVLAGVIVAVPLFCVGLMTAYLAARLGTTVVYGQGSGVYDHYFNTFLRPTDVLWSSFEVVVVALVIMLVCTYYGYTAHGGPAGVGEAVGRAVRASMVIASIAIVIMTLAIYGQSPNFHLAS, from the coding sequence ATGACGATGACTCAAAGCGTTGCGGCCGAATGGAATCGGCTGGGATCCCAGATGCGGTTCTACGTGAGCACCTTGACCGGTATCCCGGATGCCGTCCTGCACTATCGCGGTGAACTGCTTCGGGTGATCGCGCAGATGGGTTTGGGTGTCGGCACTCTCGCGGTCATCGGGGGCACCGTCGTCATCGTCGGGTTTCTGGCGATGACCACCGGGGCGATCGTCGCGGTGCAGGGCTACAACCAGTTCGCATCGGTGGGAGTAGAGGCCCTGACCGGCTTCGCATCCGCGTTCTTCAACACCCGCGAGATCCAGCCCGGAACGGTGATGGTCGCGCTGGCGGCCACCGTGGGCGCCGGTGCCACCGCGCAACTGGGAGCAATGCGAATCAACGAGGAGATCGACGCGCTCGAGGTGATTGGCATCCGCAGCGTCAGCTATCTGGCGAGCACCCGGGTGCTGGCGGGCGTAATCGTCGCCGTACCACTGTTTTGCGTCGGCCTCATGACGGCATATCTGGCCGCTCGCCTGGGCACCACGGTCGTCTACGGCCAGGGTTCCGGCGTTTACGACCACTACTTCAACACCTTCCTTCGTCCGACCGACGTGCTCTGGTCATCCTTCGAAGTCGTCGTGGTGGCCCTGGTGATCATGCTGGTGTGCACCTACTACGGCTACACCGCGCACGGTGGACCGGCCGGCGTGGGTGAGGCCGTGGGTCGCGCGGTCCGCGCGTCCATGGTGATCGCGTCGATCGCGATCGTCATCATGACGCTCGCCATCTATGGCCAGTCCCCGAACTTCCACCTGGCGAGCTAG